In Arcanobacterium canis, the sequence TCCCTATCGGAGGTCGGAATCCCCTGACACAGGGGAAGAAAAGGACACGACAATGATGAAGAATCTCTGGGCAAAGCTCGCTGGACGCAAAGTGGAAGACGGAATGGTTTCAGCAGAATACGCAGTGGGCACAGTGGCGACGACGTCTGCGGCTGGAGTCTTGATTTGGATCTTCCAACAGGATTGGTTCAAGGAGTTGATTGCTTCACTCTTTAAGACCCTCTTCTCCTCATTTATCTGAGGGATGGGCGGGGAGAGGAACTGTGCGTCTCTCCCCGCCATTAA encodes:
- a CDS encoding DUF4244 domain-containing protein encodes the protein MMKNLWAKLAGRKVEDGMVSAEYAVGTVATTSAAGVLIWIFQQDWFKELIASLFKTLFSSFI